The following are encoded together in the Gadus chalcogrammus isolate NIFS_2021 chromosome 2, NIFS_Gcha_1.0, whole genome shotgun sequence genome:
- the LOC130399363 gene encoding transcription elongation factor 1 homolog → MGRRKSKRKPPPKKKLTGNLDTQFTCPFCNHEKSCDVKMERTRNTGIISCTVCLEEFQTPITYLSEAVDVYSDWIDACEAANQ, encoded by the exons ATGGGACGCAGAAAGTCGAAGAGGAAGCCGCCACCCAAGAAGAAGCTGACTGGGAACCTGGACACCCAGTTCACCTGCCCCTTCTGTAACCACGAGAAGTCCTGCGATGTCAAAAT GGAACGGACTCGAAATACGGGAATCATATCATGCACAGTCTGCTTGGAGGAGTTCCAGACCCCTATTACTT ACCTTTCGGAAGCAGTGGACGTGTACAGCGATTGGATCGATGCTTGTGAAGCAGCCAATCAGTAG
- the LOC130399186 gene encoding histone H2B 1/2-like, with protein sequence MPADVAKPAPKKGSKKAVSKTAVKGGKKRRKTRKESYAIYVYKVLKQVHPDTGISSKAMGIMNSFVNDIFERIAGEASRLAHYNKRSTITSREIQTAVRLLLPGELAKHAVSEGTKAVTKYTSSK encoded by the coding sequence ATGCCTGCTGACGTTGCCAAACCCGCTCCCAAGAAGGGCTCCAAGAAAGCCGTCTCCAAGACCGCAGTCAAGGGCGGCAAGAAGCGCCGAAAGACCAGGAAGGAGAGCTATGCCATCTACGTGTATAAGGTGCTGAAGCAGGTCCACCCCGATACCGGCATCTCCTCCAAGGCGATGGGAATCATGAACTCCTTCGTCAACGACATCTTTGAGCGCATCGCTGGTGAGGCTTCTCGCCTTGCTCACTACAACAagcgctccaccatcacctccagggAGATCCAGACCGCCGTCCGCCTCCTGCTCCCCGGTGAGCTGGCCAAGCACGCCGTGTCTGAGGGCACGAAGGCTGTGACCAAGTACACCAGCTCCAAGTAG